A genomic segment from Paenibacillus sp. FSL K6-1096 encodes:
- a CDS encoding MFS transporter, with amino-acid sequence MFSPSQFIHNSPPESLSARKGYHWLVVSTVCIGAFMAALDASIINLALPSLVTQLNVSMATVEWISLVYLLTLASLVIPFGRLADMLGRKWMYTGGFTVFLISSLLCGLAPTFGVLLLARILQAVGAAMLQANSVAIITAATPPQHRGKAIGIQASAQGIGLSLGPVIGGGLLAMGDWRWLFYINIPIGIIGTILGILLLPQDNAKKKEAFDLWGMLFLIPFLVFLVYILNNGTTLGWASPVILIGSFTALLALTSFIREEQHTPVPLMDLALFRSSVFIRGNLTGFLSFTVMYGVLLLSPFLMETVFQANSIRAGLYLSFVPIGMTIMTPVSGYLADRFGIRLPSLTGMVTLLLGCACLTAIRSNGDIVMLLLGLALVGGGMGLFTPPNNSNVMGNVPAARLGVAGATLNMSRTIGMGMGVTLGGTLYRLAMKLFPEAGHLMAFRASFLCVGVIGLAALAITCIPQPNRTKYDEAHIEYYI; translated from the coding sequence TTGTTCAGTCCATCTCAGTTCATCCACAACAGCCCTCCTGAGTCTCTGTCCGCCCGCAAGGGCTATCACTGGCTTGTCGTGTCAACCGTATGCATCGGCGCATTTATGGCGGCGCTCGACGCAAGCATCATCAATCTGGCTCTGCCGTCCCTGGTGACGCAGCTGAATGTATCCATGGCAACGGTGGAATGGATCAGCCTCGTATATCTGCTCACGCTCGCATCGCTCGTCATTCCCTTCGGCCGTCTGGCAGACATGCTGGGCCGTAAGTGGATGTACACCGGCGGGTTCACAGTATTCCTTATCAGTTCACTACTCTGCGGGCTGGCGCCGACCTTTGGCGTTCTTTTGCTTGCCCGGATACTTCAGGCTGTAGGGGCGGCAATGCTCCAGGCGAACAGCGTAGCGATCATTACAGCGGCAACCCCGCCGCAGCACCGGGGCAAGGCGATCGGTATTCAGGCCAGCGCGCAGGGCATCGGGCTCAGTCTGGGTCCGGTCATCGGCGGCGGACTTCTGGCTATGGGAGATTGGCGCTGGCTGTTCTACATTAACATTCCCATTGGTATCATCGGCACGATTCTCGGAATCCTGCTGCTCCCGCAGGATAACGCCAAGAAGAAGGAAGCATTCGATCTCTGGGGGATGCTGTTCCTCATTCCGTTTCTGGTGTTCCTGGTCTATATCCTCAATAATGGAACCACGCTCGGCTGGGCTTCACCGGTTATATTGATTGGCTCCTTTACCGCATTGCTGGCCTTGACCTCGTTCATCCGTGAAGAACAGCATACGCCTGTTCCGCTTATGGATCTGGCGCTGTTCCGCAGCAGCGTCTTTATCCGCGGAAACCTGACCGGATTCTTGTCGTTCACTGTCATGTACGGGGTGCTGCTGCTCAGTCCTTTTCTGATGGAGACCGTCTTCCAGGCTAATTCCATCCGTGCGGGACTGTATCTGTCGTTTGTTCCGATCGGGATGACGATCATGACGCCGGTCTCGGGCTATCTGGCGGATCGCTTCGGCATCCGGCTGCCGTCTCTCACCGGAATGGTTACACTTCTGCTTGGCTGTGCCTGTCTGACGGCGATCCGCAGTAACGGCGACATTGTCATGCTGCTGCTCGGCTTGGCGCTGGTCGGCGGAGGCATGGGCTTGTTTACGCCGCCGAACAACAGCAATGTCATGGGCAATGTACCGGCGGCACGGCTCGGCGTGGCCGGAGCGACGCTCAATATGAGCCGGACCATCGGCATGGGGATGGGCGTAACGCTGGGCGGCACGCTTTACCGGCTGGCCATGAAGCTTTTTCCGGAGGCTGGGCATCTTATGGCGTTTCGGGCTTCGTTTCTCTGTGTAGGCGTTATAGGACTGGCGGCTTTGGCAATTACCTGTATTCCGCAGCCGAACCGGACGAAATACGATGAAGCACATATCGAATATTACATTTAA